GCGGCCTCCGACGTGGTGATCGATTTCTCCCACGCCGACGTGACCCTCGAAGTCGCGCGCGCCGTCGCCGGCCAGAAGAAGGCGCTTGTCATCGGCACCACCGGCCACGAGGACATGAAGCGCGAGGAGATCCTCGAGGAAGCCTCCGACATCCCGCTCGTCTGGGCGCCCAACATGTCGGTCGGCGTCACCCTGATGTTCGGGCTGGCGGCCAAGGCTGCCCAGATTCTCGGCGAGGACTACGACATTGAAGTGGTCGAGATGCACCACCGCCACAAGAAGGACGCCCCCTCGGGCACGGC
The Chrysiogenia bacterium genome window above contains:
- the dapB gene encoding 4-hydroxy-tetrahydrodipicolinate reductase, translated to MSHNLRIAVCGAAGRMGRQIMQLILDAPDLTLSGAIEYATHPDIDKDVGILLGRGEIGQPLESNVEHVAAASDVVIDFSHADVTLEVARAVAGQKKALVIGTTGHEDMKREEILEEASDIPLVWAPNMSVGVTLMFGLAAKAAQILGEDYDIEVVEMHHRHKKDAPSGTA